The window AATCAGATTATGTCAATGAAAGTCAATTGGAAAAGGACAATTCACACGCGAGTAACATCGTGTCTTGAAATCAATATGGTAAAAttccttttgatttttgtaaacaGCAAGGTAGTTTAAGGTGTTGTATCCATTTCACGGGTATACGTTCCATATTTACTGAGAtcctacctatataagtttaAAGTGTGGCTAattcaagtagtcaagattgTCATAccgactatgataaacttatgaataagATATGGATACGGCCTTATAATGTGAGAGGTTAATGACTTTATGTTATTGATTTTGTGTGTACTTCATCTTCAAGTGGTTGGATGGGCCATTTGATTCAAATCCATTGAGATATCAATTCTGGCTCAATCACTCATGAAGTGTGTTATACAAGGCATTAATTCAATCCATACGAACATTAGCGTTGATGCATGGGGAGGATTGTTGgatatttggtgtatattaatCCTAAGAAATATCACCAAGCATTACAAATAGTTGTGGGACAAAATGTATTAAAATACAAGGTTCAAAAGGGGTTTAAAGAGAAGAACAAAAGGCAAAAAGGAAACTGAGTTAGCAGCTAAAGCTGACAAGCCTTTTCTTGTTGTGGGAACCAAAGCTGAGTCGGCTTTTGGTTCTGCCTAGCTTGGTTTGCCTTTTCGTCTTCTTTGAACTATGAACATTGGATTCCTTCTTTTGTTCCATCTTAATTCCGATGTTACAATGGCTTAATGTGAGGGATGAATACCACAATAAACATGGTATTGATGAGTTGTCTTTATGTTTGATCATTAATGGTGATTAGTTGTGTCATGACCCTTTTGTGCACAGACTTGTATAAATAAGGGTATTGGGGAAGAATGTCACACATACTTTTTTGAATTCTTTCTTATCCTTGTTTTCTCTCTTGCTTATGttctttcaaaaagagttataaacttTTTGTTAAAACCTTCAAAGTTTATAGCTCATCTAAGCACTTTGTTATTGTAATATTTGAGAAACTACCAATTAAGATGAGTGAATTTAAGAGACTTACTAGTGTGAGAATGaccttaaatatacataatataaatatattcaaaacttaatttcttctctcttttcctttcttttagtttgatttaaaaaaaaatcaaacaaacaaacacaAAACAGCGATCTTCTTTCCTTCTCTTGATTCGAAAATAAGCAATTGCTTTGCTCTTAGTCTCCAATATCACACATTATTGGTACAAAGATTTGAGTATTATTCACCTTTTAATTTTGttcttttatattatattgtcTTATCTCAAATCTATTTCTTTTATACTATATTTGTAGATTCATGATTTATTAAACATATAGACTTGTTGTAATAAGAATTGCTGGAATGTTTGATGTTTAGTACTGAATTGGTGGATTTAAAGGTGATGAAATTAATTGAGGGAAATCATCTTTGATGATGAACGATGATTCTCGTGGGCTTGTGAGTATAGTAGTATGGCTATAAATGTTATAATCCGAAGTAAGTTGACAATGATCGAGTTTTGagttattaaaagttgatagaaaaaaaattattgtggatatctttaatgaatatgagattcaataaatgacttaaggtattcaactcaaagtaTCTTTGgaattataagagtttttaattaaaaatttaattataattgggAAACAACAAGTAAGTTgatgatttaatatctcaaactaaggatataaaaaggttgaaatgaccaaatagttaattaaaggtataaaagattttgaagtaACGTGGTTGATTTAAAATACACGTGAACGATCACGTAAAGTAAATCGAGGttgaagtttcaaatttaaagggttgaagtaattcaattgaggttagttgtgttaccaatatgtaattcatcttatatgattgaaaaatttatagaTATAGTATGTCTTGAATCAAAGCTGGGGAGTAACTAAATTTTATTTGGTTGTCATTTCACAAAATTTGAGTTATATGTTATGACTAAGGATGATCAGAAGTGTATGTATAATTTCGGggcgaaattattttaagttggggagaatgaaatagactacatttaataaagcttaattataagtttattaagctgattggggttattaaatgagttaattcgagtaataatattattattttgatgatattgactcaagtatttccgtttgttaacattttcaagaaagaggtatattttatttaatgtataaaatttatataaagaatacttcgataaaagtgtattttgattatattttattaattgattactatcttatctttataaaaataaatttaaataaagtattgaaaaataaattatacgacgaAAAATATGGGTGTATTACCCATCTCATATTTTCGTGAGTATGAGTATGAAGTTGAGTCACCGTAATTTCGTCACGTAATTTATGACTCATTACGTTAACTCCTTAATTATAAACCCTTATACTCATCCATTTCCCTTCCTTCCTCACACTGGACTCACTCATTCTCCATCTCCGTCACGGTTCAGCAACCCCGGCATCACAACAGGCCGCGTTTTTCCCCTCCACGAGCAACCCCTGTAGCACAGATCGCGTCCCCCTTTCCCCACGAACTGTCACCGGCAGTAGCAGCACGCCTGGCCACTGACTGCTGCGTGTGCCGCCTGTAAACAACGGCTGGTCTCAGCCGGTTTTGGAGCCCTCCGGCCGGCCTTGGATCTTGTACCACCACCACAACTTCCACCTACTCTTTCAACCTTAATAGTCCCATCTTTAAGAAGGACAACACGTCTAACACTATCACCATTTCCATCCCTTTTGTGTTTGAAGTGGATTTTGGATCTTGATTGAAGGATTTGCTCATCAAGGTAAACCACAAgctattttatttaagtataattgaatgttttaaagtagttttaacTTGTTAAGCAAAAACAATGATTGTTGAATTTTGGTAGTAGTTTAGTATTCATTGTTACTTTGGGGTTCTTTaatcaaatttaagcatcaacttgaatttaattagagtatatgagtttaattagtaattgggttcttgctagtgttgattagtattgcttattgggttatttgatttctagtataaaacttGGTATTGTGGATTTCAAAactgaactttctgttttggctattttggggatggttttgattgttttttggTTCTTATGTCTTCTTGAGATTTATAGAGctttgagtcgcggtcgtgtgggcacttgaatcgccccgagatgagttcgtatAAGGAAGtgatgtccaaaatactagcaGGTTGTCATAAAAATCGACAATGAGTTATATGAGCCTCGTTTGTAGTatcgtatgctttgttgtgatgttatatttgttatgcttcgGGAGGTGACATCATCGAGCGCAGAGAACCAGACTTAACTTcttgaagcgtttttggtgagtagtaacagtcccttaaagggtctggccagactacttttTGGTGTGAAACAGTTTTATCAAAgttcttttgaattggaaattgttgagacaaatgttgctgtgaatgtttatgctgatattatgatatggtcaatgaatcaggcttgcgagctggtcattgacggagttgaggaacattgtttcctgctccctgttttgaagcgaattgtcattgagatattgactagcttcacccgagagtgacatagccttagagctatggatgttcctctcaactagactccctgtgcgcacatagatctaaggaactgatgttgcttttaaacctataatttgaattactgtgttttgttgttttggactTGTAgggaattgtatgattatcttgtgttttagttagatattgattttgggatttagctgagttagtcacgttgaagagcttgtcACCCTTTTGcccaagttttggaagtgtgatttcagtttcttgggaaacgaactcagtgatgaccctgtttacccagtcaacggtaagtcgagTTGTTACAGTTATTAAGTAATATACCCTAAGTACTAAGGATTATTGAGTTTTTTTAGTGTGATGTGTTGGAGTCAGCAAGTGATACAGACGCCATACAGCCCTTGATTAGCTCTACCAAGAAGCAAACAGTGCTTCATAAAAGGATCCTGATAACATTACACAACTCAAATCTTTTGTTAGTTTCTTATCAAAAATCAAACTAAAGTGAAAACCTGGTACATATAGCGCACTTTTAAGGCATAAACCCTTCCCTAGTTTTATGATTCTAGTATACTGTTATGAGctagtatttttaataattagtttacgAAGGGATAATTTAGGTAATTAAAATGTTAATGAtaatttgggaaataagttAGTGTTAAGAggagttttattataaataaagggGTTTGGAGAGTAATAGATCATCATGAATATTGTAAACACATGGTAGGTGAGTTTATACTTCTTTTAGGAGATCTCAAGCTTCTTTAAGTGcttgatttatcttttattattttgtaatttttctttaatcatCCAATTTATaccataatttctcttttgtcattttattatttcaatttacAATTTACTGTTTTAGTGAATTAATCAGTTCTTAACAAACACGGTATCGCAGCGATGCGCTTCCGGTAACAATATTTTAAACATGGTATTGATGAATTCTCTTTATGTTTGATCATCAATGGTGATTAATTGTGTCATGAACCTTTGGTGTACTAAGACTAGTATAAATAAGGGTCTTGGGGAAGGATGTAACACACACTTTTCCGAATTCTCTCTTATCTTTGCTTTCTCCCTTGCTTATGttctttcaaaaagagttataaattttttgttaaaacttccGAAGTTTATAGTTCATCTAAGCACTTTGTTATTATGTGATATACCCTCTACTAAGGCTATATTGAGTTGTTTGTATCTCGTTATGAATTTCCAAGTTcaaacccaagtacctttgtaGGGGAAATATCACTAAGGAAAGTGACCACACACCTACAACTTGTAGCAAGTTTTCGAGTAACGATCTTCGTTATAAAAGCATCTTCAAGTTCTTTTAGTGTAATTTGtaagtttatttgtttttagCTATCATGAAAGGGGAAAtaaaaattcctcctaattgtaatttgtatttcgCATTATTAGTTTGTAATATTTACATGATTCATAATCGTCTACATTGTGGAGTAATGgaataaaataaactttgttaaaaaaattttcaaaataagatttgaaaatttttaattctcaaaataggCGTCTCTGTATCCAAGGTTAGGGTCAGGGATTTGTTTTTTGTTACtaacaggaaaaaaaaaattacgacaactttattcactattattaacagcgaataaaAAGTAGACAATATCATAACATTTGAAgggacaaattaaaaaaacaaaaaatatgttcaacgttattagttttatttttttttgtccctTCAAATATTGTGATATTGTCTTCATTTTCTACACTTTTAGTTTCAACGAACAAAGACCTgctgaattttttttcttttgttcgctgatagtaacagtgaacaaacTCTAACCTTAGCCTTGGACCAAAGACACTTATATTGTGAATTAAAATTTCcgaaagtttttttaaaaaaaagtttattttactCGCTTTTTCCTACATCGTGTACATGGACATAAGTCGGAGCAGCACTGAAACGTCCCACCAACCACTATAGTAGGCCACTAACGGGCCATGCTCATTGCTCACCATTTCAATATGAACTTTGggaacattgtttttttttttcaatgaacGCATAAGACACAAGAACAGCACACACCGTGTTCTGCTACCATATCACAGGTCATTATTTGAAGATATTGGTTGGTACTTGGCACATAATAGCTCGACTTGTTACTGTTTGCAGCTAGCCAAAACATATCGCACTGAATATGTGATCAGTATGGCTCACATCGGCACAACACAACGAATTTCATGTCCACCGTacaatcatatttttttatgtgctatcaattatcattaaaattTTGAGGTTCTTGTTGTGAACGAAAATGGTATCATTGGTCTCATCCATGGAGAACTTTGTTGACTTTTGAACATTTACTAGCCACACAAAACCAGGCAAGCAGCAAAGCATGGAGCGTCCTTTACAGGTTTTAATGCACATGCATATGCCTGGGAATTGTGCCGTCCAACAAGTTAATACTTCGTGAAGTGGGTCGTGGTGGTGCCAAGACATGTTCGAGCCGGGGTGAGGCAGCTTCTTATTTAATGAGTTAGGTCTGGTCAAACAACGATTTGACCTAACCAGTTAATATTTTATCATAGATTATTGTGTGACACGGTCTCACTAAGAtacgcattagatatatggatTAAATCGCCCAATTAAGACAAACtagagaaaaaaataagaatatgaacttattttgaggtcgtctctttaagagacgatctctcacaagagtagttgATATTTTATTCGCAAGCTGATTGGACCAAAACTTTGAAGTGTCCGGGGACAGCGAGTATTCTCCTAAAAGCTTCTAAATTACTTGCACTTTTGCCTGGCAACACAAGAATCGCGAAAAATTACTTTCAATctattattatctattttatCCATTTGGATGATagatgaaaaaataattatttgatgAGTGAGAATAAAGTACAAGTAAAATATGGAATTATTTAGTTGGTTTTTTTCCGAAGATGGAAAAAGTGCActagagaatataataaatgcaagtattatgaaacaaaaagtaaaattaatcaAAGATGATGGGCTAAACTTGTTTTAAATACGACGAGTCATAGGGTTTTAGCAAACATCACACATTGAACAGGTTTAGTGATGCACGAGGGTGAGAATAGGGAGGTAGCTATGCATGACAATGGCAAGAAGATTACCAAATAGCAGTCGGAGAGGCCAGGTGATATGTTGTAACAAAAGTGGAGCTCAAACAAGTTTTTACCTTCATCAAAACATAAGAGAATGTATACCATCCATTTCGGTCAATCAATTTCTACGCCCTAATAAATTTGCAGTTACTCGTTTACATAACAATTCAAAGCTGTAGGAATTCTTCAGTCTTGATTAGCATCATCTATGTCCTCATCCTCGGGAACTCCACGAAGATACATTACGTTGTTGCACCTAAGTAAAAACATTATCCGAAAAAAGCAAGGGATTAAGCTAAAAAGAGTAGATCACCAAAACTAATGCTTATGGTCTGTTATGAGTCGATCACAGCCAGGATCAGCAATATGGATGGATACGCCAGAAATTTatgctttaaaattttaaactgcACACAAAAATTTCAGGCGCAGAATGCATATGCAGACATCACATACTAAGATAAGTTCATTTAACAATAAAAGTTAAGAAAGCACTTCAAAAACCTGATAAGGATCTCCCCAAGATCACCTGTCTTTTGGCCTTCAATGTACTCTTCTGTGTTGGCCAGCTACAGAAATAGAAGACGAGTtactattaattttaataataaagaaGGATTCATCAAATCAAAAGTTACAGCATTCAAAAGTTAAAATGAAGCTAAACAAACAGATTTTCAGTAAGCACCTGTAAGTTCATGTAGCCATCAACTGACACAAGATAACCTGCAAAATGTCATAGCAAAACATTCTGTTAAGACAATTCGAAATGATGCAGCTAAGGGTGACATCTACATATTACAaccaaaatataacaaaaaggTATTACTCCTTTCTTTTTCTCAAAACTTGTTGAGAATGGTCAACTTTCTCAGCACAGCAGGACAAATAACAGCGTAGGAccaatgtcacatgattcgctaccTCATCGTAAAGCCcgaattcaaaaagaaaattatcaacttttttgggctatttttgaacaataTTGCATTACCCAATGTCGTTAAGTGGGTCCCACCTATGGTAGGGTTTGTGAGGGTTGGATGTACGTCACTCTTATTAATAACTAAAGTAGCAAAGACATTGTTTGCGATTGACCATTGGTATCAGATGTCATGTGCAAGTTCACATGAATAAGAAGTTCACATGATtaaatgagtcattttacttcattataattcaaaaccaaagaaatataaTTCTTGTGTCGCCATATAGGAcatgtaaaaaacaaataagcTTGGAAATTAGGACTCACAAAATTGATGAGGAAATACAAGAGAAGATAGATGCGACATTTTAGAAAAATGCACAAGGTAATCACCTTTGTATTCCATTCCCCACTTCAACTTTACAATGACAGGCTTTCCCGTCAAGTTATTTAGGAAAGGTTTAGGGTTAACTGGAACAGTCTGCAAAAGAAAATAGAACCAATATACAAAGAAAGGTTTCTGTAAGATGGTAgtagaaaaataaaacatataacaatttggtaaatcaacaacaacaacaatacgATGTCAGAGCCTAATCCGAAAAGATTGAGTtagctacatgaaccaatatatcatTTCCCATGGTGCACATGGATTCTTCttttccattcattttgattttctagcATCTCAATTTCTAAGCGTAGAATCTTCGTAACTTTTTTTACTAATGTCCTCCAAGACATATTTGGTTTTCCTCGCCTCATTTTAAGTCACTCAGCTACAACTTTCTATATTTCTTACCCGTTTTCCATTCATTCGTATATCTGCTATTCTTATCTTTTTACTATCATTATTTCTAAAAATTCGACGTTTTGATCCTTATAGAAGCGTCGGTCTACTAATCGTTCAATAAAACTTGTCCTTTAACTTTAAGGGTATACCTTGATCACATAACATTCCAATAGATACTCTCCATTTTTTCCACTCACACTTAAATAATGGGCCACATAATGTTGAATGTCCTTATTACTTCGAAATACGAACCCAAGGCATTAAAAACATCCACTTGAATTCCTATCCCCTCTTCTTCATATCTTAGTACCCAGAGTGATATCAATGAGTAGCGTTTTCAGAGCATATGGTATCATACAATCAAAGTTACATGAATCACTCTTCTTAATAGGTATGAGAGTTATCATACAAcaaaaacaattataaaaaattcagTAGCACTCATAAGTTTGTCTTTATTATGAATTAGATAGAATAACATTATCAAAACAACAAGGGGTGAAGACATGAGCAAAACTCCATGACTTGGAATAACAGGGAAGCCCCACAGGCATTGTACAAGCATTTCACCATCAGACATCGCCACTCACACCATTAAGATATTTAATACTGACCAAGAAGTGGGCATGAATTGCAAGCGACATATTTTATGAAGGCACAATTCAATGGATAGAGTAAAAAGTTATCCAGCAAAATGACTAAAAAATGCATAATTGTCATCAAAGGCGTGCCACGAAGTTTATTTAAATCCACTTAAATGGGATATACACTAAACAGAGTAACATGTCAGACTCTCGTGTTGCTGCTGAAATTCAGCAAAGAAGAAAACATGCATTCGGAAGAATTAAGCTTATCACACTGACATCACTTATGAATATTATAATGCTTACCGCCATGGAGCTTCACAATCAAGAATGTCCAGAAATCctggattaaaaaaaaaacctttaggGTTATTTCAGGGTTCAAATTAGagaatattaaacaataaataacatGATAAAAGCAAGGAATCATTGGTCAAAAACTATGGAAAAAAAACTGGTATAAATATTTAGAATAGTCAAGATTAAATATTGAACAGAGAAATTAAAAACACAGTCGCATCGCTTTAGCTGCGttataaaggttttcaaaataaacggaacgatatttattgtgttgtgaaggttttaaaaaaatcagGTTTTGGCATATTAAgagatatcttatggtttcgacCAATATTTAGGCATTAAGATAATTGCATCACTCTCTTCACCGCATCAACGTTCCGTTATGATTAAATGTGAGATAGGAAGCACAATCACAAATATAAAGGGGCAAATAATACATGAAATAACTCTATTAATGGGGGAATGTAAACTCacataacaaaagaaataacacATAATTGCTAGAGATATGGAAACCAACACTTTTAACAAATTGACTTAATGTAGAAGGTTGTGGGAGCCTAATTGACTCAATTCAATAATGTCATCTTAGTGAAAATAAACACATTCTCAATTTTAAACAATCTTAGAGCTTGTTGGAGCTAATAATCAATCATTGAAAGAAG of the Amaranthus tricolor cultivar Red isolate AtriRed21 chromosome 6, ASM2621246v1, whole genome shotgun sequence genome contains:
- the LOC130815327 gene encoding probable small nuclear ribonucleoprotein F; the encoded protein is MATVPVNPKPFLNNLTGKPVIVKLKWGMEYKGYLVSVDGYMNLQLANTEEYIEGQKTGDLGEILIRCNNVMYLRGVPEDEDIDDANQD